CATATTGGTAGTCAGTAGTCAGTAGTCAGTAGTCAGTAGTCAGTAGTCAGTAGTCAACGGGCGGTTGTAATTAACCGACTACCGACTACCGATTACCGGCTACTTCATTCTCTCAACAATGGTGCAAGTCGCCATGCCATGCCCAGCGCACATCACTTGCAGGCCGAATTGGCCGTCAACGGCGTCGAGGCCTGTCAATAGCTTCGCCAGCAAGATCGAGCCGGTCGCGCCGACCGGATGGCCGTGCGCAATCGCGCCGCCCCAGGGGTTGACCTTAGCCATATCGGGTTTGAGTTCGCGCTCCCAGCACAGCACGACGGTGGCGAAGGCTTCGTTGATCTCGAACCAGTCAATGTCATTGATCGTCAGTCCGGCTTTTTTGAGCGCCAGTTGCGTTGCCGGAATCACGCCGGTGAGCTGGAAAGTCGGATCGCTGCCGACGGCGACGCGAGCGCGGAACTTTGCGCGCGGCTTGAAGCCATCCGCTTCAGCGCGTTCCCGATTCGCCACGAGCACCGCCGCCGCGCCATCCGAAATCTGGCTGGAATTGCCTGCCGTGACGACGCCATCGCCAGCCGGGCGAAAGACCGTCGGCAACGAACCCATCTTGGCCGGATCAATCTTTTCGCGCACGCCCTCATCCCAGGTCAGCGAAATGTTCTTGCCCTCGGCGTCTACGCCCGGCGTCGGCAGGATTTCTTTATGCCGTTGCTCTTTGATTGCGGCGAAGGCGCGGCGATGACTTTCGGTGGAAAAGCCGTCCACGTCGGCGCGCGTGAGGCTCCATTTGTCGGCAATCATTTCGGCGCTGATGCCTTGATGCGCGAGGTCGTGATGCTCCTTCATCGCCTCGTAAATCTTGGGCCAGACGCCCGCGCCATCGCTGCCCATCGGCACGCGCGTCAGGCTCTCGACGCCGCCCGCGATGATGTAATCGGCATCACCCGCGACAATCGCTTGCGCGGCGAAATGAATGGATTGCTGCGCTGAACTGCAAAAACGATTGAGCGTGACGCCGGGCACCTCAATCGGGAATCCGGCCAGCAAGGCGGTGCGGCGCGCGATGTTCATGCCTTGCTCGCCGACCTGGCCGACGCAACCGATGATGACGTCTTCGATCTTGGCCTTGTCTACGCCGGTGCGTTTGACCAGGCCTTCCAAGGCGTGCGCCAGCAATTGATCGGGGCGCGTGTCACGCAGTGCGCCTTTGTTGCGGCCTATCGCCGTGCGCACGGCGTCAATGATGACTGCTTCTGCCATAACGATTACTCCTGTTTTAGCTAGTGATGGAATGAAGAATGCGGGTTAAGGATAATGCAAAAGGCCGGTGCGCGCCTAATCGCTTACCCACGCCAAAAAATTTCTTGCCGTAAATTTTCCGGGGCTGGCTTTGCGGCTCTGCCGCTTGATGTGCGGAAGGTCTCTGACCTTCCGGCCAACGGCTACAACTCTATTGGGGCTCTGCCCCAAACAGTCGGGGCGTAGCCCCAGGAAAAGCGCCACACGCCCGGAAGGTCACAGACCTTCCGCACATCGGGCGGCAAAGCCGCAGTCAGGTTCACCGAATTTTTTACAGCAAGAATAATTTTCCCGCGAAGATACACGAAGGGGCACAAAGAAAACCAAAATTTCCTTCGCGCCCCTTCGTGTGTCTTCGTGGGAAAATTTCTTACCGCTGCTGCATTTGCACGCGACTGTGATGGCGGCTGTAGCCGAAGTAAATCACGAAGCCAATCACCAGCCAGACAATCAGCCGCATCCACGTGCCGCCCGGCAAACTCAACATCAAGAGAAACGAAATCAGAATGCCCAGGATCGGCACCGCTGGCACCCAGGGCGTTTTGAACGGGCGTTCGATGTCGGGCCGCCGCCGCCGCAACACCCAGACGCCGATGCAGACGATGATGAACGCGAACAGCGTCCCGATGCTGACCAACTCGCCCAGCAAATTGATCGGCAGCACTGCTGCAAAAACGGCGATGAACAGCCCGACGACGATGGAGGAAATCCACGGCGTTTGGAAGCGCGGATGAATCGCGCTGGCCCAGGGCGGCAACAGCCCGTCGCGCGACATCGTGTAAAAGATGCGCGACTGGCCCATTAGCGTCGTCAGCATCACCGTGCTTAAACCTGCAATCGAGCCGCAGACAACCAACCAACTGCCCCAACGCACGCCCGTCGCCTCTATCGCCAACGCCACCGGCGCGGCGACGTTCAAGCGCGAGTAATGCATCACGCCCGTCAGTGCAAAAGCTACGACCAGATAAAGCACGGTGCAGATGGCGAGTGAACCCAGCAAGCCGATTGGCATGTCGCGTTGCGGATTCTTGGCTTCTTGCGCGGCGGTCGAGACCGCGTCAAAGCCGATGTAGGCGAAAAAGATGCTGCCCGCGCCGCGCGCAATGCCCGACCAACCGAATTGACCGAAGCTGCCTTTATTCGGCGGAATAAATGGCGTCCAGTTGGCGGCGGCGATTTGCGGGTGGTGCCAGAGAAAAGACACCGCGACCACTATGAAGCCCAGCACGGTGCCGACTTTGATAAAGACCACCACGACGTTGAAGTTGGCCGATTCGCGCACGCCGATAATCAGAATCACCGTCACCGCCAGCACGCTCAAAAACGCGGGCAGGTTGAACAGCGCCGTCGCGTGCGGCAACGTGTCGGCGCTAATACCCGCCGCCTGCAACGCCGGTTGCAAGGTCGTCAGCAATTCCCAGCGGCCATTGAACAAAAACAACTCGCGCCCCGGCGTCTCGATCAATTGCGGCGGCAAGTGCAGGCCCAAATTCTGCAACAGGAGGACGATGTTCGCGCTCAACCCTGACGCCACTGTCGCCGCGCTGAAGGCATATTCCAACACCAAGTCCCAGCCGATGATCCACGCGACCAATTCACCCAGCGACGCATAGCCATACGTATAGGCCGAACCGGAAATTGGAATCATCGCCGCCAGTTCGGCGTAACACAGCCCGGCGAACGCACAGCCCAAGCCCGCCAGCACGAATGAAAGCGCAATGGCCGGCCCGGCAAATTGCGCCGCCGCCGAACCGGTGATGACAAAAATGCCCGCGCCGATGACTGCGCCAATGCCCAGCGCCATCAGGTTCAGCGGCCCCAGCACACGTTTCAAGCCGTGCTGTCCTTCGGCCTGTGCCTCGGCCAGCAGTTTATCCAGCGGTTTGGTGATGAAGAGATTGCCCATGCGACTTGCTCCTTGATGGTGGTAAACGTGCGCGCGAGCTTAGGCGGAGGCGGGAATGGTCAGAAGCGTTTTGTGATGAACCGGCAGTGAGCAGGGTTGAAAGCGTACTACAGCGTGACCGAGGCCGAGACTGGGTTTGCGTCTTTAGTGCCTTTTTGCGGCTACAGTGTTTTGCCCAGCAATGCGTGCAAACCTTCGCGGTAGCTGCGGCTGAGTGTGAGTTGCGTGCCGTCGTGCAGGATGACGTGGTATTCGCCGTGCGACCAGGGCTGCAATTCGCGGATGCGTTCGACGTTGACGATTTGCGAACGGTGAATGCGCGGGAATTTTTGCGGGTCGAGTTGCGTTTCCAATGAACTGAGCGTTTCGCGCAACAGATAGGTTTCCTGGCGGGCGTGCAAACAGACGTAATTGCCTGCGGCTTCGATCCAATCCACATCGCTGGTTTTCAGGAAGAAGACGCGGCCATTGGCTTTGACGACCAGCCGTTCCAGATAGCGGGT
This portion of the Acidobacteriota bacterium genome encodes:
- a CDS encoding thiolase family protein yields the protein MAEAVIIDAVRTAIGRNKGALRDTRPDQLLAHALEGLVKRTGVDKAKIEDVIIGCVGQVGEQGMNIARRTALLAGFPIEVPGVTLNRFCSSAQQSIHFAAQAIVAGDADYIIAGGVESLTRVPMGSDGAGVWPKIYEAMKEHHDLAHQGISAEMIADKWSLTRADVDGFSTESHRRAFAAIKEQRHKEILPTPGVDAEGKNISLTWDEGVREKIDPAKMGSLPTVFRPAGDGVVTAGNSSQISDGAAAVLVANRERAEADGFKPRAKFRARVAVGSDPTFQLTGVIPATQLALKKAGLTINDIDWFEINEAFATVVLCWERELKPDMAKVNPWGGAIAHGHPVGATGSILLAKLLTGLDAVDGQFGLQVMCAGHGMATCTIVERMK
- a CDS encoding amino acid permease, whose product is MGNLFITKPLDKLLAEAQAEGQHGLKRVLGPLNLMALGIGAVIGAGIFVITGSAAAQFAGPAIALSFVLAGLGCAFAGLCYAELAAMIPISGSAYTYGYASLGELVAWIIGWDLVLEYAFSAATVASGLSANIVLLLQNLGLHLPPQLIETPGRELFLFNGRWELLTTLQPALQAAGISADTLPHATALFNLPAFLSVLAVTVILIIGVRESANFNVVVVFIKVGTVLGFIVVAVSFLWHHPQIAAANWTPFIPPNKGSFGQFGWSGIARGAGSIFFAYIGFDAVSTAAQEAKNPQRDMPIGLLGSLAICTVLYLVVAFALTGVMHYSRLNVAAPVALAIEATGVRWGSWLVVCGSIAGLSTVMLTTLMGQSRIFYTMSRDGLLPPWASAIHPRFQTPWISSIVVGLFIAVFAAVLPINLLGELVSIGTLFAFIIVCIGVWVLRRRRPDIERPFKTPWVPAVPILGILISFLLMLSLPGGTWMRLIVWLVIGFVIYFGYSRHHSRVQMQQR